From Plectropomus leopardus isolate mb chromosome 17, YSFRI_Pleo_2.0, whole genome shotgun sequence, a single genomic window includes:
- the tcf20 gene encoding transcription factor 20 isoform X2 translates to MQNFSNSPAPPSLPPGFSGRGGGGTPYPPQPADPQISPRMTDDYTGMQQQSLHRGHHHPSQASHMLAYSARSRGAVEAAPTQGNIHSGNANNPYRKDAMDYYFSMGGKDRHRRGGMAYGPGFGYPNIDGHIPHQYRHAGSGSAPSSGLMSPYPVDYGSSAGSGGGAGAGAFSPSHQYNMSQSAAMQSVPGSQMQHRQLGQTFPAVHHGQQHRSYPHSGHRLTPQYPHYSPQGGASTGSSGMYSPPPQRYLDSAASAGFDPKVNSSPSVNSSSNSVSSSVAANNVGPMENVQQSYHASNYPGFSPQTLALHKQATLQHRNSQHNLGVGYDNSLKMQHQGPSPGPGYAKHLQAANPSIPQAASQEIAKSPMHPNAQQTQINQNFSPISNPSPAASAVHSPSCSSSPSPLMGVSEVHGNPSSHGPAHPPTNPRSSHGQGRLLQTMPQLSPTPNSNSSISSCGSSGSHKAHSMSAVGGSSLPPTGRNKVGLSAGSREEGASIYSASALDKMQDAGMNSLNALSSQVANLPNTVQHMLLTDSVLSQKKGKDAGQVQQATHGVPPSQPRSRNASAASSTSTVKDGSALGIGDGANLDAGADEESSLMSVGGSSGTKMEREEPYSESEHGRVRQMSGASSGSEPTGYHPPSQSQTQTGQAVKTVISDSQSKEPIVSETKANEAHVPSSSSSPSFGCQSSEVGPTSHSTPPVSSSPSSTSSSVPPPQPNCVSEPGPTYNDHRGSQRTRTAEIKNEVIKNESEGTVEKTEKSSSQRDGEANSQNCQDKENRLQSASRLHNNEREEKHTSEEQQSASSVGVIVSARSEGSHSEKSKHPQDNCIEDKHAFLRESSSHNGDEGVDLSMYSSLHQKSNFGRPQNPPQSGPHKYGYPESTYGSDLSMKNRGRAGPAGAMESNSRYLGYQQSQTGYGAVHPKDAGSVAEVLVKRGQGAGAKSLEESSQMQQFPSLLQEVLQGYNLDRRYGRPEQAFPAHLQVQQQFQSRHPYGVSESMRMQSGVTEASALFGQMGSSGKPPHPNQRPGNEPDFTTEAQSSVKSEASSTKITQNAEKTEAGVSQSHLQQAAESPLPPTKHINLADYSLPQRKVLSNAPAPSSAVQELLLQEPEPLTGSIGQAESQKSSGSILAPSERRSVICDVSPNRRSTPERDRESDREREREKSQSGASVIQQPFSSLAAASDLSKKDIAEKQVVKMETASKEAGTDAANVQTDHHGSGGANDDVEFHSKSVHSSVVLNPDTYRRGNVDITPLPSHPLSSNPLSSPSRHQSYLHGVDLSTGSFPGYRFGDAREGNMMPRSNPHFPPHHPYHNLSPQTQTTNKLQMYPHPRAAPHHPHDMTDWVKAMNRPPKEMMMQPGASPGRHKVGQSEQRQRMISQTDMAGDQHAIKSSLHHQSAFFDLKMWGESHSGREGGRMMEGDPFYRTQPPPPLPPPAPVASHVPPQITHGQNAAELEVSRGATEEAKQPCPLPPPSAAKPAADMNSTPPQVQRQTKAGGSGDTNPLILRRRVRSFISPIPAKRQLQDASQQRAATNSHHSPGAQSESSHHNEDDSSSSDIPCPRLSSPLPGENTYLQPLSPSSGNTKTLTPRKGRGLKLEAIVQKITPNIKKPAGHVDDESNHYPGFSHSEIPPFNDSQDQDLAHFPRVAGGDDSYMDESHSLNDMIPFRGVDETGPLPPTAYPCDPHQTSQTIKQDFDFGLGAAVAAATGDKEDFALLGPLPPPPPLPRPVQGSPPPSSSALSDIQHFTNTYQQLETRRGEQSAANLLRQKLQESGMGFDDYPGSDYYGATPPHHSQAQGHMLNRQHQMSSGRSSLSPQDSKPLESLVPKGYFPSGKKKGRPVGSVNKQKRAQNQAQTQGQGQPQAQAASTAPSAPPAPPAPTIAAATTPPLVQATSSTPPPVAPPLTDNKSTPPLTPPILTQVVKVDVESEDTQPEIEVKPVRRRRRGVKDENEPLEARGRQRRRRRGAAPTAPPVAKDDPDTPLGAGGSPGANRVFLDPNRKGLFVPHIHVENKIPEIGAVCTIVNAEEEKMKGERSAVGGKAGGSGIDSLLTSALSSQLSRRDRESEKRETDEVETTLQSGKALPSSGYVVSGPVITETNHSGRLLCCLCQKWANYKHLGDLYGPFYPAEYAAKLPKNQPQVRQCQATTGTNKTGPNADISSNALSAVQDTQTQDAQFTKPPTESDFAISLDSNPISLTTKDRTAPTAGREEMMMHMTGQFSNTASSSSSSSTSSSSSYTSKTKSLTWDMNLDIRPIPELKREPDIESDQQQPQIQQQLQQQPLPPPPPTDEAQQRPQHRKLTSHPRFKRRHKSSEESPRMVPSNSKASLPFQPPPPALDSLGPLAQLAQLPQMPMDPEELWVHEGCIVWTSGVYLVNGRLYGLQEALDGTRETCCSYCEMVGSTLGCYSKGCTLRYHYLCAIEADCSLNEDNFSLRCPKHKFTQSIRPAKSVYLEQSERG, encoded by the exons ATGCAGAATTTTTCAAATAGCCCAGCTCCCCCTTCTCTCCCCCCGGGGTTCAGTGGAAGGGGCGGAGGGGGAACTCCGTATCCCCCTCAGCCAGCAGACCCCCAGATCTCCCCAAGGATGACGGATGATTACACAGGGATGCAACAGCAGAGCCTGCACCGAGGCCACCATCACCCCAGTCAAGCCAGCCACATGCTTGCATACAGCGCGAGGAGCAGAGGTGCTGTGGAGGCGGCGCCGACACAGGGTAACATTCACAGCGGCAATGCCAACAACCCATACAGGAAGGATGCCatggattattatttttctatggGTGGAAAGGACAGGCACAGAAGAGGGGGAATGGCTTACGGGCCAGGATTTGGGTACCCAAATATTGATGGACATATACCTCACCAGTACCGACATGCTGGATCCGGCTCTGCACCATCATCTGGCCTGATGTCACCATATCCAGTAGACTATGGCTCCAGCGCCGGTTCAGGTGGAGGTGCTGGTGCTGGAGCGTTCTCTCCGTCTCATCAGTACAATATGAGTCAGAGCGCTGCAATGCAGTCAGTGCCCGGATCTCAGATGCAGCACCGCCAGCTTGGACAAACTTTCCCGGCCGTCCACCACGGACAGCAGCACAGGAGCTACccgcactctgggcacagattgACCCCTCAGTACCCGCACTACTCCCCGCAGGGTGGTGCATCCACAGGGTCATCAGGAATGTACAGCCCCCCTCCGCAGAGATATCTCGACTCAGCTGCTAGCGCGGGCTTCGATCCCAAAGTCAACAGCTCTCCCAGCGTCAACTCCAGTTCAAATTCAGTCTCCAGTTCAGTTGCTGCTAACAATGTGGGGCCGATGGAGAATGTTCAACAGAGTTACCACGCTTCGAATTATCCCGGATTCTCCCCACAGACACTCGCACTCCACAAGCAGGCCACACTACAGCACCGCAACTCACAGCACAATCTAGGGGTAGGTTATGACAACTCTCTCAAGATGCAGCACCAGGGCCCGTCTCCAGGCCCTGGATATGCTAAACATCTTCAGGCAGCCAATCCCAGTATACCTCAAGCAGCATCTCAAGAAATAGCCAAATCCCCGATGCACCCCAATGCTCAACAGACCCAAATCAACCAAAATTTTAGCCCGATTTCCAACCCTTCACCAGCTGCGTCTGCAGTGCATTCCCCTAGTTGTagctcctctccctcccctttGATGGGCGTCTCAGAGGTACACGGAAATCCCTCAAGTCACGGCCCTGCACACCCTCCTACAAACCCGCGTAGCAGCCATGGTCAAGGTAGATTACTGCAGACCATGCCACAGTTAAGTCCCACTCCAAACTCAAACAGCAGCATTAGTAGTTGTGGTAGCAGTGGCAGTCATAAAGCTCACAGCATGAGTGCAGTCGGAGGGAGCAGCCTTCCTCCGACAGGCCGCAACAAAGTAGGCCTCAGCGCAGGATCTCGAGAGGAAGGCGCCTCTATTTATTCAGCCTCTGCGCTTGACAAAATGCAGGATGCCGGCATGAATAGTCTTAACGCCTTGAGTTCACAAGTAGCCAATTTACCAAACACGGTTCAGCACATGCTCCTCACCGACTCAGTGCTCTCGCAGAAGAAGGGGAAAGATGCGGGGCAGGTGCAACAGGCGACGCACGGCGTGCCCCCATCGCAGCCGAGGAGTCGAAATGCAAGTGCAGCCTCAAGCACGAGCACGGTTAAAGATGGAAGTGCACTTGGGATCGGTGATGGAGCCAACTTAGACGCCGGCGCCGATGAAGAGTCCTCGTTGATGTCAGTAGGAGGCTCATCCGGGACGAAGATGGAGCGCGAGGAGCCATATTCTGAGAGTGAACACGGGAGAGTGAGGCAGATGAGTGGCGCGAGCAGCGGATCTGAACCAACTGGCTATCACCCTCCCTCTCAGAGTCAGACACAGACGGGGCAAGCTGTTAAAACAGTCATCTCTGATTCACAGTCAAAAGAACCAATTGTTTCCGAAACTAAAGCAAACGAAGCTCACGTtccctcttcatcatcatctccaTCGTTTGGATGTCAATCATCAGAGGTTGGCCCAACTTCACATTCGACACCTCCTGTTTCCTCGTCCCCCTCATCCACCTCCTCCAGTGTTCCCCCTCCACAGCCAAACTGCGTCTCAGAGCCGGGTCCAACATACAATGACCACAGAGGCAGCCAGAGGACGAGGAcggctgaaataaaaaatgaagtcatcaaaaatgaaagtgaagGCACGGTTGAGAAAACGGAGAAAAGCAGTAGCCAGCGAGATGGAGAAGCCAATTCACAAAATTGTCAGGACAAAGAAAACAGGCTGCAGTCCGCATCCAGATTACACAATAATGAGAGGGAAGAAAAGCACACATctgaggagcagcagagtgccAGCAGTGTCGGCGTGATTGTTTCAGCTCGGTCTGAGGGAAGTCACAGTGAAAAGAGCAAGCATCCCCAAGACAACTGTATAGAAGACAAACACGCTTTCTTAAGAGAGTCAAGCAGCCATAATGGAGACGAAGGTGTAGATTTGAGCATGTATTCCTCCCTTCACCAGAAATCAAATTTCGGCAGGCCTCAAAATCCTCCCCAGTCTGGACCGCATAAATACGGCTACCCTGAATCAACATATGGCTCAGATTTGTCAATGAAAAACAGAGGGAGGGCTGGCCCAGCGGGTGCAATGGAATCAAATTCCAGATATTTAGGGTACCAGCAGTCCCAAACTGGTTATGGCGCCGTGCATCCAAAGGATGCTGGTTCTGTAGCAGAGGTGTTGGTGAAAAGAGGTCAAGGAGCAGGGGCTAAAAGTCTCGAGGAGAGCTCACAAATGCAGCAATTTCCGAGCCTCTTACAAGAGGTTCTTCAAGGTTACAATTTAGATAGACGTTACGGCAGACCGGAGCAGGCGTTTCCTGCACATCTCCAAGTGCAACAGCAGTTTCAAAGCAGACACCCGTATGGTGTGAGTGAAAGTATGAGGATGCAAAGTGGAGTGACGGAGGCCTCAGCGCTTTTTGGACAAATGGGAAGCTCTGGAAAGCCCCCACATCCAAACCAGAGGCCTGGAAATGAGCCTGATTTTACCACAGAAGCTCAATCCTCAGTGAAATCAGAAGCATCCAGTACTAAGATAAcgcaaaatgctgaaaaaactgaagCGGGTGTGTCTCAGAGCCATTTACAGCAGGCTGCAGAGTCACCGCTTCCcccaacaaaacacataaacttAGCTGACTATTCTCTGCCACAGAGAAAAGTGTTATCTAATGCGCCTGCTCCATCCTCTGCTGTGCAGGAGCTCCTTTTGCAAGAGCCAGAGCCGCTAACAGGCAGCATTGGTCAAGCTGAGTCTCAAAAATCATCAGGCTCCATATTAGCCCCATCAGAGCGGCGCTCCGTCATCTGTGATGTGTCTCCAAACCGACGCAGCACACCAGAGAGGGACAGggaaagtgacagagagagggagcgggAGAAAAGTCAGAGTGGAGCCTCTGTGATTCAACAGCCATTTTCCTCTCTGGCAGCAGCCAGTGATCTGAGTAAAAAGGATATTGCAGAGAAACAAGTGGTGAAAATGGAAACGGCTTCAAAAGAGGCCGGCACAGACGCAGCAAATGTACAAACTGATCATCATGGCAGCGGTGGAGCTAATGATGATGTGGAGTTTCACTCTAAATCAGTTCATTCGTCTGTTGTATTGAACCCTGACACCTATAGGAGAGGTAATGTTGATATTACACCCCTGCCCTCGCACCCTTTGAGCTCTAACCCTTTATCTTCACCTTCGAGGCATCAGTCCTACCTCCATGGTGTTGATTTGTCAACCGGCAGTTTCCCTGGATATCGATTCGGAGACGCAAGAGAAGGGAATATGATGCCACGCAGTAACCCTCATTTCCCCCCCCACCATCCGTACCACAATCTCTCCCCCCAGACTCAAACCACAAATAAGCTCCAAATGTATCCTCACCCCCGTGCTGCCCCTCATCACCCCCATGACATGACCGACTGGGTAAAAGCGATGAACAGGCCGCCAAAGGAGATGATGATGCAGCCCGGTGCTTCTCCGGGACGCCACAAGGtcggccaatcagagcagagacagaggatgATCTCACAAACCGACATGGCCGGCGATCAGCACGCAATCAAAAGCTCACTCCACCATCAAAGCGctttctttgatttaaaaatgtgggGGGAGTCGCACTCTGGAAGAGAAGGCGGCAGAATGATGGAGGGAGACCCCTTCTACAGAACACagccgcctcctcctctccctcctcctgctcccgtAGCTTCACACGTCCCTCCGCAAATCACTCACGGCCAAAATGCCGCTGAACTTGAGGTCTCCAGAGGAGCCACCGAGGAAGCCAAACAACCCTGTCCACTTCCCCCACCCAGCGCCGCTAAGCCCGCCGCTGACATGAACTCCACTCCGCCACAGGTGCAGCGTCAGACTAAAGCCGGGGGTTCAGGAGACACAAATCCGCTAATATTGCGGAGGAGAGTTCGTTCTTTTATCTCTCCCATTCCCGCCAAAAGGCAACTCCAGGATGCGTCTCAGCAGAGGGCTGCCACAAATTCACATCACTCCCCCGGGGCTCAGTCTGAGTCGAGCCATCACAATGAAGATGACTCATCCAGCTCTGATATCCCGTGTCCCAGgctctcctcccctctgccCGGCGAGAACACCTATTTGCAACCTCTTTCTCCATCAAGCGGAAACACCAAGACTCTGACGCCCAGGAAAGGACGAGGTCTGAAACTGGAGGCAATAGTGCAGAAAATCAcaccaaatattaaaaagccGGCAGGCCATGTTGATGATGAGTCAAATCATTACCCGGGCTTCTCTCACTCAGAAATACCACCGTTTAATGACTCACAGGACCAAGACTTGGCACATTTCCCAAGGGTCGCAGGAGGGGATGATAGTTACATGGATGAAAGTCACTCATTAAACGACATGATTCCCTTCAGAGGAGTTGACGAGACGGGGCCTTTACCTCCCACTGCCTACCCATGTGATCCTCATCAGACGTCCCAAACCATAAAACAAGACTTTGACTTTGGATTAGGAGCCGCTGTGGCGGCAGCAACTGGGGACAAGGAGGATTTCGCTTTGCTCGGACCTTTACCCCCTCCTCCGCCTCTCCCTCGCCCCGTCCAGGGCTCCCCACCTCCATCCTCATCTGCTCTCTCCGACATCCAGCATTTCACCAACACTTACCAGCAGCTTGAGACAAGACGAGGGGAGCAGTCTGCTGCTAACCTTCTCCGACAGAAACTTCAAGAATCTGGCATGGGATTTGATGATTATCCAGGCAGCGACTACTACGGAGCCACCCCGCCCCACCACAGTCAGGCTCAAGGACACATGCTGAACCGGCAACATCAGATGTCCTCCGGTCGGTCCAGTCTGTCGCCGCAAGATTCAAAGCCACTGGAGAGTCTGGTGCCTAAAGGTTATTTCCCATCAGGCAAGAAAAAGGGCAGGCCCGTGGGGAGTGTGAATAAACAAAAGCGGGCCCAGAACCAAGCCCAAACACAAGGGCAGGGCCAGCCTCAAGCCCAGGCTGCGAGCACAGCTCCGAGTGCTCCTCCAGCCCCACCCGCTCCAACTATAGCTGCTGCCACAACTCCTCCGTTGGTGCAGGCTACCAGCAGCACGCCACCGCCTGTTGCACCCCCGCTGACAGACAATAAAAGCACTCCCCCGCTGACCCCACCTATTTTAACCCAGGTAGTAAAAGTGGATGTTGAGAGCGAGGACACGCAGCCAGAGATCGAGGTCAAACCGGTGCGAAGGAGACGCAGAGGTGTGAAAGATGAAAATGAGCCGCTTGAAGCAAGAGGacgacagaggaggagaaggaggggagcGGCGCCGACGGCGCCACCGGTCGCAAAGGACGACCCAGATACACCTTTAGGGGCAGGTGGGAGCCCCGGCGCAAATAGAGTATTCTTGGATCCAAATAGAAAGGGCCTGTTTGTCCCGCACATACATGTGGAGAACAAAATACCAGAGATTGGGGCTGTGTGCACCATTGTAAACGctgaggaggagaagatgaaAGGAGAGCGGAGTGCAGTCGGAGGGAAAGCAGGCGGGAGTGGAATTGATTCTCTCCTGACCTCAGCGCTTTCCTCCCAGTTATCtaggagagacagagaatcaGAGAAAAGGGAGACAGACGAGGTGGAAACTACACTTCAGTCAGGAAAAGCGCTCCCTTCATCTGGCTATGTTGTTTCAGGCCCCGTGATTACGGAGACCAATCACTCCGGCCGCCTGCTCTGCTGCCTCTGTCAGAAATGGGCCAATTACAAACACCTCGGAGATCTCTACGGACCTTTCTATCCAGCTGAGTATGCTGCAAAGCTCCCGAAAAACCAGCCTCAGGTCCGACAATGCCAAGCCACCACAggcacaaacaaaacaggaccAAATGCAGACATAAGCTCGAATGCTTTGAGCGCCGTCcaagatacacaaacacaagatgCTCAGTTTACAAAGCCCCCAACTGAGAGCGACTTCGCCATCAGCCTGGACTCAAACCCAATATCTCTCACTACTAAAGACAGAACAGCCCCCACGGCTGGCAGAGAGGAAATGATGATGCACATGACTGGCCAGTTCAGCAACACcgcctcctcctcgtcctcctcctccacctcttcttcctcctcataCACCAGTAAAACAAAATCTCTAACCTGGGACATGAATCTAGACATCCGGCCCATCCCGGAGCTTAAAAGAGAGCCAGACATCGAGAGCGACCAGCAACAGCCGCAAATCCagcaacagctgcagcagcagccgctgccgccgccgccgccgacAGATGAAGCTCAACAACGACCTCAACACAGAAAGCTGACCTCACACCCCCGCTTTAAAAGGAGGCACAAATCCAGCGAGGAGTCCCCCAGGATGGTGCCATCTAACAGTAAGGCGTCGCTGCCCTTCCAGCCCCCTCCACCCGCCTTGGACTCCCTGGGACCCTTGGCACAACTCGCCCAGCTGCCTCAGATGCCCATGGACCCCGAGGAGCTGTGGGTCCACGAAGGGTGCATAGTGTGGACCAGTGGAGTGTATCTTGTCAATGGGAGGCTGTACGGCCTGCAGGAGGCACTAGATGGCACCAGAGAAACA TGCTGCTCGTACTGTGAGATGGTGGGCTCAACCCTGGGCTGCTACAGTAAAGGCTGTACACTCCGCTACCACTACCTGTGTGCTATTGAAGCAG ATTGCTCTCTGAATGAAGATAATTTCTCACTGCGGTGTCCGAAGCACAAG